A genomic window from Winogradskyella sp. J14-2 includes:
- a CDS encoding 16S rRNA (uracil(1498)-N(3))-methyltransferase: MQLFYNPNISEGDATFNFNKDESRHIVKVLRKKVGDQLHITNGKGWLFTAELTLSDAKHCAVKVLSQNLQPKRPFNLHLAVAPTKMNDRYEWFLEKATEIGIEEITPIICENSERKVVKLERFEKILQSAMKQSLQCHLPKLNEPVFYKDFVDTSFSATKFIAHCEETDKKSLKSQLKNNDDTLILIGPEGDFSVKEIEMALAADFIAVTLGNTRLRTETAAIAACHSVAFVNE, from the coding sequence ATGCAATTATTCTACAATCCAAATATCTCAGAAGGAGATGCAACGTTTAATTTTAACAAAGACGAAAGCAGACACATCGTAAAAGTGCTTCGTAAAAAAGTTGGTGACCAATTGCATATAACCAACGGCAAAGGTTGGTTATTTACTGCAGAACTCACCTTATCAGATGCTAAGCATTGTGCGGTAAAAGTTTTATCTCAAAACCTACAACCAAAACGTCCTTTTAACTTGCATCTTGCTGTTGCGCCAACTAAAATGAACGACAGATACGAGTGGTTCTTAGAGAAAGCTACAGAAATTGGCATTGAAGAAATTACACCAATTATATGTGAAAACAGCGAGCGTAAAGTGGTAAAACTAGAGCGTTTTGAAAAAATCCTACAGTCTGCTATGAAACAATCTCTGCAATGCCATTTACCAAAGCTAAATGAACCGGTTTTTTATAAAGATTTTGTAGACACTTCTTTTTCCGCAACAAAGTTTATAGCACATTGTGAAGAAACCGATAAAAAATCTTTAAAGTCTCAGTTAAAGAATAACGATGATACTTTGATACTTATTGGACCTGAAGGTGATTTTAGCGTTAAAGAAATCGAAATGGCTTTGGCTGCTGATTTTATTGCTGTAACTTTGGGTAACACACGTTTGCGTACTGAAACTGCTGCTATTGCGGCATGTCATTCAGTGGCTTTTGTAAATGAATAA
- the gap gene encoding type I glyceraldehyde-3-phosphate dehydrogenase: MSNLKLGINGFGRIGRIVFRATVKRPDVDVVAINDLLDVEHLAYLLKYDSVHGRFDGTVEVKDGHLVVDGKTVRVTAERDPKNLKWDEVGTDVVAECTGIFTTLETAQYHIDAGAKKVVISAPSKDAPMFVMGVNDNELNADHKIVSNASCTTNCLAPLAKVVDDNFGIEEALMTTVHATTATQLTVDGPSKKDFRGGRSALLNIIPASTGAAKAVGKVIPKLDGKLTGMAFRVPTADVSVVDLTVKTKKETSLEEIKAAFKKASEGAMKGVLGYTEELVVSQDFVSDERTSIFDAEAAIELNSTFFKLVSWYDNEFGYSNKLVDLAQKVNSL; encoded by the coding sequence ATGTCAAACTTAAAATTAGGAATAAACGGATTCGGTAGAATAGGAAGAATAGTATTTAGAGCAACAGTAAAGCGTCCAGACGTTGATGTCGTTGCAATTAATGATTTATTAGATGTAGAGCATTTAGCATATTTATTAAAATACGATTCTGTACATGGCCGTTTTGATGGTACCGTAGAAGTAAAAGATGGTCATTTAGTAGTGGATGGCAAAACCGTTAGGGTTACTGCAGAACGCGACCCAAAAAACTTAAAATGGGATGAGGTAGGCACAGATGTAGTTGCAGAGTGTACAGGTATTTTTACAACTTTAGAAACAGCACAATACCATATTGATGCTGGTGCCAAAAAAGTAGTGATTTCTGCACCCAGTAAAGATGCACCAATGTTTGTAATGGGTGTTAATGATAATGAGTTGAATGCAGACCATAAGATTGTTTCAAATGCGTCTTGTACTACCAACTGTTTGGCTCCACTTGCTAAAGTTGTAGACGATAATTTTGGAATAGAGGAAGCTTTAATGACTACAGTCCACGCCACTACAGCGACGCAGTTAACAGTAGATGGACCTTCAAAGAAAGACTTTAGAGGAGGTCGTAGTGCATTACTAAATATTATACCTGCATCAACAGGTGCCGCAAAAGCTGTCGGAAAAGTAATTCCAAAACTAGATGGAAAATTAACAGGTATGGCGTTTAGAGTGCCAACTGCAGACGTCTCTGTTGTAGATTTAACTGTAAAAACCAAAAAAGAAACATCTTTAGAAGAAATAAAAGCAGCCTTTAAAAAAGCCTCAGAAGGAGCTATGAAAGGCGTACTAGGCTATACAGAAGAATTAGTGGTTTCTCAAGACTTTGTTAGCGATGAACGCACAAGTATTTTTGATGCAGAAGCTGCAATTGAGCTAAACTCCACATTTTTTAAATTAGTATCTTGGTACGATAATGAGTTTGGGTACTCTAATAAATTAGTAGACTTAGCACAAAAGGTAAATAGCCTTTAG
- a CDS encoding peptidylprolyl isomerase: MKQLFLLFLSIPFLSFSQDALETELDSISSIEDAKTFAKTHKKSNKSKVFTFNKEKHKTRLADDLFKLSKGGKKVVQGEYKKTYYKVIEKEKTLHYRASYIFFDGSKMSLEEINEKRDKIVSQYQQGYKFDKLAQLHSMDLNAKRGGDLGWFPEGQMHQIFEDAVKDHDTNEIFTLDIEDRNWYYVVLKTHNSKTIEEITVLQYSEAID, translated from the coding sequence ATGAAACAGCTATTTCTTCTATTTCTCAGTATTCCTTTTTTAAGTTTTTCACAAGACGCTTTAGAAACCGAACTCGATTCTATTAGTTCTATTGAAGATGCTAAAACCTTTGCTAAAACACATAAAAAATCTAATAAAAGTAAAGTCTTCACGTTCAATAAGGAAAAGCACAAAACACGCTTGGCAGATGATCTTTTCAAACTCTCTAAAGGTGGAAAAAAAGTTGTGCAAGGCGAATATAAAAAGACCTATTATAAAGTAATTGAAAAAGAAAAAACCTTGCATTATAGAGCGAGCTATATCTTTTTTGATGGAAGTAAAATGAGCTTAGAAGAGATTAATGAAAAGCGCGACAAAATTGTCTCTCAATACCAACAAGGTTATAAATTTGATAAGTTAGCACAATTACACTCTATGGATTTAAATGCCAAAAGAGGTGGTGACTTAGGGTGGTTTCCTGAAGGACAAATGCATCAAATATTTGAAGACGCAGTAAAAGACCACGATACTAATGAAATTTTCACTTTAGACATTGAAGATAGAAACTGGTATTATGTTGTTCTAAAAACGCACAACTCTAAAACCATTGAAGAAATTACGGTTTTGCAATACTCAGAAGCCATAGATTAA
- a CDS encoding translocation/assembly module TamB domain-containing protein, producing MFLIVFLILGIPAVQTKLGKYATKKLNEEFKTNINIGKIGLQLNGDIELKEILIRDYKKDTLVSIGELNSSIISFKNLYDSKFNLGDIDIQDLVFNLKTYKGEEDTNLDVFVDKFEDDNPRQGPSEFLFSSSDLSIENGLFRLTDENLEAPRVFELTQLNANTTNFLINGPEVSSRINKFSFKDSRGIMVENLKANFEYTLDHMNFAGLSIETEKSELKGDLRFDYKREDLKDFTNKVNVTASFRDSEISLTELNVFFDEFGVDQRADFNADLTGTLNNLEAKNLNVSTTRNTRIIGDITFNNLFSNEDDSFALDGKFKNLASNYNDLTALLPRILGNAIPTVLSKVGNFKVTGTSQITTKRINANIAIDTDLGFIKSDLELTEIDDIDRASYIGNIVFDAFDIGKLINDPNAKLVSANLDVDGKGFTLDNLRSDIKGDVFSLEYNNYAYNGITVLGNLGNKIFNGKLVVDDPNLQLNFNGLVDFVEEKKKFDFDANVGYANLKVLNFVNRDSISEFRGLVNMTATGSTFDDISGEINIKNTSYKNQDSRYRFEDFAIVSSFEGDERNIVVNSPDIITGSIKGKFKTDDILKLVENSIGSIYTNYVPFKINKGQYLDFKFNIYSKIAAVFFKDLYLGKNTFIEGRIETDAKGFELTFNSPEIKFKDYFANNINLSVDNSNPLYNTFIEIDSLSAGVYNASDFTLINVTKRDTLLVKTEFKGGKNNNDEFNLNLFYTIDDANKSVVGFRKSDIIFKGYEWFINSEKNNFNKIRFDRTLSAFDIFPITINQGNEIIEVSGIISDSINKNLRVDFKDVELVKITPRIDSLDLAGVVNGKLDLVQQDGTYLPKSNLEINNLFVNDYDLGNLTADVEGNNSITNYKVDIALVNDNLTSFLAKGTIDVAERRPTIDLDVSFEEFLIDPLNPLGEGVISNIRGLVSGEARVTGSLNKPRIDGELLLDRAGLSIPYLNVDYGFDFDSKVSLRNQRFIFNNVAMTDSKYFSQGYLNGYIEHNNFSDWELGLDLSTDRLLVLNTEESEDELYYGTAFVSGEAKISGPTDQLIIDVEGSTASGTVFNIPLNDSESFGDNSFIHFLSPEEKQARLNGEVTEAIEVKGLELNFDLDVNTNATIEIVIDKEAGSTIKGKGKGYLGFFINTNGTFNMWGDFTVYEGVYNFKYSGLVEKKFEVEQGGTIVWEGDPMGAEINLKAIYKTTANPSVLLDNPITQRIPVEVDIYLTGDLEQPQPDFDLRFPNVSSTVKSELDYRLSSKDERNNQALTLLGTGGFSNGIRGINFTGTISERLSGIVNNILGGGNENLNVGIDVELGENTPDLQTDNRFGLTLQTKISEKVLVNGKVGVPFGSAQQTTITGDVQIDWLLNEDGTLRAKVFNRENTIRNFGEEIGYTQGIGMSYSVEFDTFKELLDIIFSGKNRKDKKNTPNKDSEKKDQNDFMPDYMTMKKTKTKSKS from the coding sequence TTGTTTCTTATTGTATTTTTAATTTTGGGTATTCCTGCTGTACAAACCAAATTAGGAAAATACGCTACAAAAAAATTAAATGAAGAATTTAAAACCAATATTAATATTGGTAAAATTGGTCTTCAGCTCAATGGTGATATAGAGTTAAAAGAAATTTTGATTAGAGATTACAAAAAAGACACACTTGTTAGCATCGGTGAGTTAAATAGTTCTATTATTAGTTTTAAAAACCTGTATGACAGCAAATTTAATTTAGGAGATATAGACATTCAGGATTTAGTGTTTAATCTAAAAACTTACAAAGGAGAAGAAGACACAAATCTCGATGTTTTTGTAGATAAGTTTGAAGACGATAACCCTAGGCAAGGTCCGAGTGAATTTTTGTTTTCATCAAGCGATTTATCTATAGAAAATGGTTTGTTTAGATTAACAGACGAAAATCTTGAGGCACCAAGAGTTTTTGAGCTAACACAACTTAATGCCAATACAACCAATTTTTTAATTAACGGCCCAGAGGTTAGCTCTCGTATAAACAAATTTAGTTTTAAGGATAGTAGAGGTATAATGGTAGAGAACTTAAAAGCTAATTTTGAATACACCTTAGACCATATGAATTTTGCTGGCTTGAGTATTGAAACCGAAAAGTCTGAATTAAAAGGAGATCTAAGGTTTGATTACAAACGAGAGGACCTAAAAGATTTTACAAACAAAGTTAATGTTACAGCCAGTTTTAGAGATTCTGAAATATCATTAACAGAATTGAATGTGTTTTTTGATGAGTTTGGTGTTGATCAACGGGCAGATTTTAATGCAGATTTAACAGGAACATTAAACAACCTAGAAGCCAAAAACCTTAACGTTAGCACTACCAGAAACACGCGGATTATTGGCGATATTACTTTTAACAACCTCTTTTCTAACGAAGACGATTCGTTTGCTCTAGACGGTAAATTTAAAAATTTAGCATCTAATTATAACGATTTAACAGCGCTTTTGCCGAGAATTTTGGGCAACGCCATACCGACCGTTCTTTCAAAAGTTGGTAATTTTAAAGTTACAGGCACATCGCAAATTACCACTAAACGCATCAATGCAAATATTGCAATAGATACGGATTTAGGATTTATAAAATCTGATTTAGAGCTTACGGAGATTGACGATATTGATAGAGCGAGTTACATTGGTAATATTGTTTTTGACGCGTTTGATATAGGAAAGCTCATTAACGACCCTAATGCCAAACTTGTATCAGCAAATCTCGATGTAGATGGTAAAGGTTTTACGCTAGATAATTTGCGTTCAGACATAAAAGGCGATGTTTTTAGCTTAGAATATAACAACTACGCTTATAATGGCATTACGGTTTTGGGAAATCTTGGTAACAAAATCTTTAACGGAAAGCTAGTGGTAGACGATCCTAACCTTCAATTAAATTTTAATGGGTTAGTAGACTTTGTAGAAGAAAAAAAGAAGTTCGACTTTGATGCCAATGTTGGCTACGCTAATCTTAAGGTGCTCAATTTCGTAAATAGAGATAGTATATCAGAATTTAGAGGACTTGTAAACATGACGGCAACAGGATCTACTTTTGATGATATTTCCGGTGAGATAAATATTAAAAATACAAGCTACAAAAACCAAGATAGTAGATACAGGTTTGAAGATTTTGCTATCGTATCGTCCTTTGAAGGAGATGAGCGTAACATCGTTGTAAATTCCCCAGACATCATTACCGGAAGTATTAAAGGTAAATTTAAAACTGACGACATTTTAAAACTGGTTGAGAACTCAATTGGTAGCATATACACCAATTACGTGCCTTTTAAAATTAACAAAGGGCAGTATCTAGACTTTAAATTTAATATCTATTCTAAAATTGCAGCTGTCTTTTTTAAGGATTTATATCTAGGTAAAAACACCTTTATTGAGGGAAGAATAGAAACTGATGCAAAAGGATTTGAACTTACTTTTAATTCACCAGAAATTAAGTTTAAAGATTATTTTGCAAATAATATTAACCTTAGTGTAGATAACAGTAACCCACTTTACAATACCTTTATTGAAATAGATTCGCTCAGTGCTGGTGTTTATAATGCCTCAGATTTCACATTGATAAATGTTACCAAACGCGATACACTTTTAGTAAAAACCGAATTTAAAGGTGGTAAAAATAATAATGATGAATTTAATCTAAATCTTTTTTACACCATAGACGACGCTAATAAGTCTGTTGTTGGTTTTAGAAAGTCTGATATCATATTTAAAGGTTACGAGTGGTTTATCAATTCTGAAAAAAACAATTTCAATAAAATAAGGTTTGATAGAACACTATCTGCTTTTGATATTTTTCCTATTACCATAAACCAAGGTAACGAGATTATAGAAGTTTCAGGAATTATTAGTGATAGTATTAATAAAAATCTGAGGGTAGACTTTAAAGATGTAGAACTGGTTAAAATTACACCAAGAATAGATAGTTTAGATCTGGCAGGTGTGGTAAACGGAAAACTAGACCTCGTGCAGCAAGACGGCACATACCTCCCTAAATCTAATTTAGAAATAAACAATCTTTTTGTAAATGATTATGACTTAGGAAACCTAACAGCAGATGTAGAAGGAAATAACTCCATTACCAATTATAAAGTTGACATAGCTTTAGTTAATGATAACCTTACCTCATTTTTAGCGAAAGGTACTATAGACGTAGCAGAAAGGAGACCTACTATAGATTTAGACGTAAGCTTTGAAGAATTTTTAATAGACCCATTAAACCCTCTTGGTGAAGGTGTTATTAGTAACATTAGAGGTTTGGTTTCTGGTGAAGCCAGAGTAACGGGAAGCCTTAACAAACCGAGAATTGACGGAGAACTATTGCTAGATAGAGCAGGTCTGTCTATTCCATATCTCAATGTAGATTATGGTTTCGATTTCGACTCAAAGGTATCCTTGCGCAACCAACGATTTATCTTTAACAATGTAGCAATGACAGACTCAAAGTATTTTTCTCAAGGGTATTTAAATGGTTACATAGAACATAATAATTTTTCTGATTGGGAATTAGGTCTAGATTTAAGCACAGACCGTTTGTTGGTGCTAAATACAGAAGAGTCCGAAGACGAACTATACTACGGTACGGCTTTTGTCTCTGGAGAAGCTAAAATCAGTGGACCAACAGACCAGTTAATTATAGATGTAGAAGGGAGTACAGCCTCAGGAACAGTTTTTAATATTCCGTTAAATGATTCTGAGAGTTTTGGAGATAACTCGTTTATTCATTTTTTAAGTCCAGAAGAAAAACAAGCCAGGCTTAATGGCGAAGTTACCGAAGCAATCGAAGTAAAAGGGTTAGAACTTAATTTTGATTTAGATGTTAATACCAACGCCACTATAGAAATAGTTATAGACAAAGAAGCAGGTAGCACTATAAAAGGAAAAGGGAAGGGATACTTAGGGTTTTTTATTAATACTAACGGAACTTTTAATATGTGGGGAGATTTTACAGTTTATGAAGGAGTGTATAATTTTAAATATAGTGGATTGGTTGAAAAAAAGTTTGAGGTAGAACAAGGCGGAACCATCGTTTGGGAAGGAGATCCCATGGGTGCCGAAATTAACCTTAAAGCCATTTATAAAACTACAGCAAACCCATCAGTACTTTTAGATAACCCTATAACTCAAAGAATTCCTGTTGAGGTAGATATTTATTTAACAGGAGATTTAGAGCAACCGCAACCAGATTTCGATTTACGCTTTCCAAATGTATCCTCAACCGTTAAATCAGAACTAGATTATAGATTATCATCAAAAGATGAAAGAAATAATCAAGCACTAACACTATTGGGAACTGGCGGTTTTTCAAACGGAATAAGAGGTATTAATTTTACGGGTACCATTTCAGAGCGTCTGTCAGGCATTGTAAATAACATACTTGGTGGTGGTAATGAAAATTTAAATGTAGGTATAGACGTAGAATTAGGCGAAAATACACCAGATCTACAGACAGACAATAGGTTTGGATTAACGCTTCAAACAAAAATATCAGAAAAGGTCTTGGTTAATGGTAAGGTTGGCGTACCGTTTGGCAGTGCACAACAAACCACCATAACTGGCGATGTTCAAATAGATTGGTTGCTCAATGAGGATGGAACACTCCGTGCTAAAGTATTTAATAGAGAAAATACAATTAGAAACTTTGGTGAAGAAATTGGATATACTCAAGGTATCGGTATGTCTTACAGTGTAGAGTTCGACACTTTTAAAGAATTACTAGATATTATATTTTCTGGCAAAAACCGAAAAGACAAAAAGAATACTCCCAATAAAGACAGCGAAAAAAAAGACCAAAATGACTTCATGCCAGACTACATGACGATGAAGAAAACGAAGACCAAATCGAAGTCCTAA
- a CDS encoding N-acetylglucosamine kinase, translated as MILITDGGSTKCDWIAIDNSGKQAADKIRTKGLNPAIVAEKKLKKTISGSEELMAIADKVTHVYFYGAGCGTEKPRLLLKEILELYFPNALVEVKEDTYAAVRACINTNSEAAVVCILGTGSNCSYYDGKNLHQRVSSLGFILMDDASGNYFGKQLIRDYYFNKMPDTIRVAFAHKHNLDADFIKYNLYKQTNPSAYLADHAEFIFINKDSKYIKNLIIKGIRLFAENMILQYKEELSKGIPVHFAGSIAFFGKDEIKQVAEELGFNVGNFVRRPIEGLVDYHVKNI; from the coding sequence ATGATTTTAATAACAGATGGAGGTTCTACTAAATGCGATTGGATTGCTATAGATAATAGCGGTAAGCAAGCTGCAGACAAAATAAGAACCAAAGGTTTAAATCCTGCAATCGTTGCAGAAAAGAAATTAAAAAAGACAATTAGCGGAAGTGAAGAACTTATGGCAATCGCCGATAAAGTTACGCATGTTTACTTTTATGGAGCCGGTTGCGGTACTGAAAAACCTAGACTTCTATTAAAGGAAATTCTAGAATTATACTTTCCTAATGCTTTAGTAGAAGTAAAAGAAGATACTTATGCCGCTGTAAGGGCTTGTATAAATACTAATAGTGAAGCTGCAGTGGTTTGTATTTTGGGCACTGGGTCTAACTGTAGTTATTACGATGGCAAAAACCTACATCAGCGTGTTTCTAGTCTTGGTTTCATTTTAATGGATGATGCTAGCGGAAATTATTTTGGCAAACAATTAATAAGAGATTATTACTTTAATAAGATGCCAGATACCATTAGGGTAGCATTTGCTCACAAGCATAATCTCGATGCTGATTTCATAAAATATAATTTATACAAACAAACAAATCCTAGCGCTTATCTGGCAGATCATGCAGAGTTTATATTCATCAATAAAGATTCAAAATATATTAAAAATTTAATTATTAAGGGTATTCGTTTATTTGCTGAGAATATGATCCTTCAATATAAAGAAGAATTAAGCAAAGGCATTCCGGTTCATTTTGCAGGATCTATAGCTTTTTTCGGAAAAGATGAAATTAAACAAGTTGCAGAAGAACTTGGGTTTAATGTTGGTAATTTTGTAAGAAGACCAATTGAAGGTTTGGTAGATTATCACGTTAAAAATATTTAA
- the tsaD gene encoding tRNA (adenosine(37)-N6)-threonylcarbamoyltransferase complex transferase subunit TsaD — protein sequence MKKENIYILGIESSCDDTSAAVLCNDTILSNVVADQKIHAEYGGVVPELASRAHQQNIVPVVNQAIEHAGISKEQLSAIAFTRGPGLMGSLLVGTSFAKSLAFGLNIPLIDVNHMQAHILAHFIEEEGHHKPPFPFLAMTISGGHTQIVKVTKYFEMEVLGETIDDAVGEAYDKSGKILGLGYPAGSEIDKRAQLGNPKAYKFTKPKVDGLNFSFSGLKTAILYFVQRETKANPNFVEEHLNDICASIQYTIIGILMDKLKLAVKQTGIKHIAIGGGVSANSGIRKALKDAEKKHGWATYIPKFEYTTDNAAMIAIVGYLKYLEKDFSDFDVMASARLKI from the coding sequence ATGAAAAAAGAAAATATTTATATCCTAGGCATTGAATCTTCTTGTGATGATACATCTGCTGCGGTACTATGTAACGATACCATTTTAAGCAATGTTGTGGCTGACCAAAAAATACATGCCGAATATGGTGGAGTTGTGCCAGAATTAGCCTCTAGAGCACACCAGCAAAACATTGTTCCGGTAGTGAATCAGGCCATTGAGCACGCTGGTATTTCTAAAGAACAGTTAAGTGCTATTGCCTTTACACGCGGACCAGGTTTAATGGGCTCTTTGCTCGTTGGCACCTCTTTTGCAAAGTCTCTGGCTTTTGGTTTAAATATCCCTCTCATTGATGTTAACCACATGCAAGCGCATATTTTAGCGCATTTTATTGAAGAAGAAGGACACCATAAACCACCTTTTCCATTTTTGGCGATGACCATCTCTGGTGGTCATACACAAATAGTAAAAGTTACTAAGTATTTTGAAATGGAAGTCCTTGGCGAAACAATTGATGATGCTGTTGGTGAGGCCTACGATAAAAGTGGTAAAATTTTAGGACTAGGCTATCCTGCTGGTTCAGAAATAGACAAGCGTGCACAATTAGGAAACCCTAAAGCTTATAAATTTACCAAACCAAAAGTAGATGGACTTAATTTTAGTTTCTCTGGCTTAAAAACAGCTATTCTTTACTTTGTACAACGCGAAACTAAAGCCAACCCAAATTTTGTTGAAGAGCACTTAAACGACATCTGTGCTTCTATTCAATATACTATTATTGGTATTTTGATGGATAAACTGAAACTTGCTGTAAAACAAACAGGCATAAAACACATTGCTATTGGTGGTGGAGTTTCTGCAAATTCTGGCATTAGAAAAGCTCTTAAAGATGCTGAAAAAAAACATGGTTGGGCAACTTACATCCCTAAGTTTGAATATACAACAGACAATGCTGCTATGATTGCTATTGTTGGGTATTTAAAATATTTGGAAAAAGACTTTTCAGATTTTGATGTTATGGCTTCTGCTAGGTTGAAGATATAA
- a CDS encoding DUF4159 domain-containing protein: MKKLIVLFLSLFAFSLFAQDVAVLKYKGGGDWYSNPTALPNLVKFCNDNIDTNINENIQTVEVGSTDIFQYPFLHMTGHGNVFFSEDDAENLRKYLISGGFLHIDDNYGMEPYITKELKKVFPNSALKEIPKDHKIFSTAFEFSNGLPKIHEHDGNAPQAFGIFHEDRLVLLFTFESDLGDGWEDPEVHNDPEEVREKALKMGANILKYAFEN, from the coding sequence ATGAAAAAATTAATAGTTCTATTCCTTTCACTCTTTGCGTTTTCACTTTTTGCTCAAGATGTTGCTGTATTAAAGTATAAAGGCGGTGGCGATTGGTATAGCAATCCTACAGCGCTTCCTAATTTAGTAAAGTTTTGTAACGATAATATTGACACTAATATCAATGAAAACATACAAACTGTAGAAGTTGGTAGCACAGACATTTTTCAGTATCCGTTTTTACACATGACAGGTCATGGCAATGTGTTCTTTAGTGAAGATGATGCAGAAAACTTAAGAAAATATCTCATCTCTGGTGGTTTTCTACATATTGATGATAACTATGGTATGGAGCCATACATTACCAAAGAACTAAAAAAGGTTTTTCCTAATAGCGCTTTGAAAGAAATACCAAAAGATCACAAAATATTTAGTACTGCTTTTGAGTTTTCTAATGGTTTACCAAAAATCCATGAGCATGATGGTAATGCACCACAAGCTTTCGGTATTTTTCATGAAGATAGATTAGTTTTACTCTTTACCTTTGAAAGCGATTTGGGTGATGGCTGGGAAGACCCTGAAGTGCACAATGATCCGGAGGAGGTACGTGAAAAAGCTCTAAAAATGGGAGCAAATATTTTGAAATATGCTTTTGAGAATTAA
- the pfkA gene encoding 6-phosphofructokinase, which produces MLHTIKKVAVLTSGGDSPGMNAAIRSVVRTCVFHGLECYGVYRGYQGMIEGDFEKMDARSVKGIINKGGTMLKSARSEEFRTKEGRQKAYDALRKAEIDAFVVIGGDGSFTGAMVFNQEFGFPVMGIPGTIDNDIFGTTHTLGYDTALNTVVEAIDKIRDTASSHNRLFFVEVMGRDVGHIALNVGVGAGAEEILIPEEDLGLDRLLESLRRSKQSGKSSSVVVVAEGDKIGKNVFELKDYVDEHMSEYEVRVSVLGHMQRGGSPSCFDRVLASRMGVKAVESLITGKSNYMVGLKNDIMDLTPFDQAVKGKSKINMELLRVSDIMTI; this is translated from the coding sequence ATGCTACATACTATAAAAAAAGTTGCCGTTTTAACATCTGGTGGAGATTCTCCAGGGATGAATGCTGCCATTAGATCCGTAGTTAGAACTTGTGTGTTTCATGGCCTAGAATGTTATGGCGTTTATAGAGGTTACCAAGGAATGATAGAGGGTGACTTTGAGAAAATGGATGCTCGTAGTGTAAAGGGCATTATTAATAAAGGTGGAACCATGCTAAAGTCCGCACGTTCTGAAGAGTTTAGAACTAAAGAAGGCAGGCAAAAAGCTTATGATGCTCTAAGAAAGGCTGAAATAGATGCTTTTGTGGTTATTGGTGGCGATGGTAGCTTTACTGGAGCCATGGTTTTTAACCAAGAATTTGGTTTCCCTGTAATGGGAATTCCAGGCACTATTGATAATGATATTTTTGGTACAACGCATACTTTAGGATACGATACAGCTTTAAATACAGTTGTTGAAGCTATCGATAAAATTAGAGATACAGCCAGTTCTCATAACAGATTGTTTTTTGTTGAGGTTATGGGAAGAGATGTCGGTCATATAGCGCTCAATGTTGGTGTTGGAGCAGGTGCAGAAGAAATTTTAATCCCAGAAGAAGATCTAGGTCTAGATCGATTATTAGAATCTTTACGACGAAGCAAACAATCGGGTAAGTCTTCGAGTGTAGTGGTTGTTGCAGAAGGTGATAAAATAGGTAAAAATGTTTTTGAGCTTAAAGATTATGTAGATGAGCATATGTCAGAATATGAAGTGCGTGTATCCGTTTTAGGACATATGCAACGTGGAGGAAGTCCATCGTGTTTTGACCGTGTTTTAGCAAGCAGAATGGGCGTAAAAGCTGTAGAAAGTCTTATCACAGGGAAAAGTAATTATATGGTTGGTCTAAAAAATGATATCATGGACTTAACACCATTTGACCAAGCAGTAAAAGGAAAATCAAAAATTAACATGGAACTCCTTCGAGTTTCAGATATAATGACAATTTAA
- a CDS encoding TrmH family RNA methyltransferase has product MCDNITNAPNIGSLFRIADAFNIEELIFCGNNIPIGRRMTKTSRSTEKYVNYKIEEKIDDIILKLKETYQIIALEITESSTELSTFKLEANKPIVLILGDENFGVSEFILKQCDAIIHINMYGNNSSMNVAQSTSIALYEFTKQLNS; this is encoded by the coding sequence GTGTGCGACAATATAACCAATGCACCAAATATTGGAAGCTTATTTCGTATTGCAGATGCGTTTAATATTGAAGAACTTATTTTTTGTGGAAATAATATTCCTATTGGGAGACGTATGACCAAAACATCCCGTTCTACCGAAAAGTATGTAAATTATAAAATTGAGGAAAAGATTGATGATATTATTCTAAAGCTAAAAGAAACATATCAAATCATCGCTTTAGAAATCACCGAAAGTAGCACAGAGCTAAGCACCTTTAAACTTGAAGCTAACAAACCAATAGTTCTAATCCTTGGTGATGAAAACTTTGGAGTTTCAGAATTTATTTTAAAACAGTGCGATGCTATTATTCATATTAACATGTACGGAAATAATAGTAGTATGAATGTTGCTCAATCTACTAGCATTGCACTTTATGAGTTTACCAAACAACTCAACTCTTAA